The following coding sequences are from one Chaetodon trifascialis isolate fChaTrf1 chromosome 24, fChaTrf1.hap1, whole genome shotgun sequence window:
- the LOC139328056 gene encoding coiled-coil domain-containing protein 122 produces the protein MVEGITQHGCAQTEALKEKQKSLSSLQETLSDVEKRGEMAEQELRSKVREIPLLEGEMEHLERQAKVLYDRCASISKENTELQIAISEEEENARMALARFSAYRKKMEGHRAAVLHAASQTEAHKVLEEKRALVRMLAQKKEELRGDLENPNGNTVQMAKREIDALQGEISRMRKTTAERKEQLRKEFETQTQIKKDIEIQNRRYEAIVKRLHCQLSRAQAAHRQMSDDIFHMERQLAELKRQLESSQDSAVGGQ, from the exons ATGGTGGAGGGTATCACTCAACATGGCTGCGCTCAGACTGAGgccctgaaagagaaacagaagtcACTCAGCTCCCTGCAG GAAACTCTTTCAGATgttgaaaagagaggagagatggcaGAGCAGGAGTTGAGATCCAAAGTGAGGGAAATCCCACTGTTGGAGGGCGAGATGGAGCACCTGGAGCGGCAGGCCAAAGTCCTGTATGATCGCTGTGCATCCATCAGCAAGGAGAACACAGAGCTCCAGATCGCTAtaagcgaggaggaggagaacgcTCGCATGGCACTGGCAAGGTTCAGTGCTTACAGAAAAAAGATGGAGGGCCACAGAGCAGCCGTTTTGCACGCGGCGAGCCAGACAGAGGCCCATAAAGttctggaggagaagagagcacTGGTCAGGATGCTGGCAcaaaagaaagaggagctgaGGGGAGATTTGGAGAATCCAAATGGAAACACAGTGCAGATGGCCAAG AGAGAGATCGATGCTCTGCAGGGGGAAATTTCTCGGATGAGGAAGACgacagctgagaggaaagagCAACTGCGCAAAGAGTTTGAAACGCAAACCCAGATAAAGAAAGACATTGAG ATCCAGAACAGGCGCTATGAAGCCATCGTCAAGCGCCTCCACTGCCAGCTCAGCAGGGCCCAGGCTGCCCACAG GCAAATGTCCGACGACATCTTCCACATGGAGAGACAACTGGCTGAACTCAAGAGGCAGCTGGAGTCGTCACAGGACTCAGCAGTCGGTGGACAGTAA
- the mtrf1 gene encoding peptide chain release factor 1, mitochondrial, producing MLANRWFQLCSLCSRVVYSTRGRRRAGWRTLTGHSNLKCATITEVQHWGTAAPKRFCHSDLGDLYKTESVQRYIQQLMEEHRELSEKLQHAYLSESDRKALIKRHTELLPLANVFERLEQALKDHEEVLSLLQSSADTKDEDEQLTQLLKEEDAQMSRKILALRKDLMKSLVPPDPLDSSDILLEVVSGRTTGGDICQQFTREMFDMYQGFASYKNWDFEVFNYTPSDYGGLHHAAVRIAGEKVYRHLKHEGGTHRVQRIPEVGLSSRMQRIHTGTMTVIILPQPVEFDVHIDPKDLRVDTFRSRGAGGQSVNTTDSAVRIVHLPTGVTAECQQTRSQLQNRDTAMRVLKTRLYQSMMGKETENRQTARKQQVGTRSQSERIRTYNFSQDRVTDHRTGYVTRDIKEFMRGGEDLDDLICDLLQHAEMEALLEVVESSGRGKPPQSGQSAD from the exons ATGCTCGCTAATCGCTGGTTTCAGCTGTGCTCTTTGTGTAGCCGTGTAGTTTACAGcaccagaggaagaagaagagcaggatgGAGGACACTGACAGGACACAGCAATCTGAAATGTGCTACCATCACAGAGGTGCAACACTGGGGTACAGCAGCACCCAAACGCTTCTGTCACAGCGATTTGGGGGACTTGTACAAGACTGAGTCTGTTCAGAGGTATATTCAGCAGCTCATGGAGGAGCACAGAGAGCTTagtgagaagctgcagcatgcATACCTCAGCGAGTCAGACAGGAAAGCGCTcataaagagacacacagagctgctgcctctgGCAAATGtgtttgagaggctggaacAAGCCCTGAAAGACCACGAGGAAGTCCTTTCACTTCTGCAGA GTTCAGCTGATACCAAAGATGAAGACGAGCAACTGACCCAgctgctgaaagaggaggacgCACAAATGTCCCGCAAAATTTTAGCCCTGAGAAAAGAT TTGATGAAATCTCTTGTGCCCCCTGACCCTCTTGACTCCAGTGATATTCTGCTGGAGGTTGTATCAGGACGAACAACAGGAG GTGACATCTGTCAGCAGTTCACCAGagaaatgtttgacatgtaCCAGGGTTTTGCCTCTTACAAGAACTGGGACTTTGAAGTTTTCAACTACACTCCTTCTGACTATG GTGGTTTGCACCATGCAGCCGTTAGAATAGCCGGGGAGAAAGTGTACAGACATCTGAAGCACGAAGGAGGAACACACCGGGTGCAGAGGATCCCTGAGGTGGGCCTCTCCTCCAGGATGCAGCGTATCCACACGGGAACCATGACTGTCATTATCCTGCCTCAGCCAGTGGAG TTTGACGTCCACATAGATCCAAAGGATCTTCGCGTCGACACATTCAGATCGCGAGGTGCGGGGGGCCAGAGCGTCAACACAACAGACAGCGCAGTGCGCATCGTTCATCTTCCCACCG GTGTAACTGCTGAGTGTCAGCAGACTCGATCTCAGCTGCAAAACAGAGACACCGCCATGCGAGTGCTGAAGACCAGACTGTACCAGAGCATGATgggtaaagagacagagaacaggCAAACAGCAcggaagcagcag GTGGGCACGCGCTCTCAGTCAGAGAGGATTCGGACCTACAACTTCAGCCAGGATCGTGTCACGGACCACAGGACTGGATACGTTACAAGAGACATTAAG GAGTTcatgagaggaggggaggatcTCGACGATCTGATCTGTGACCTCCTTCAACACGCAGAGATGGAGGCTCTTCTGGAGGTCGTGGAGAGCAGCGGGCGCGGCAAACCACCACAGTCTGGACAATCTGCAGACTGA